One Cryptomeria japonica chromosome 9, Sugi_1.0, whole genome shotgun sequence genomic window carries:
- the LOC131073969 gene encoding ribulose bisphosphate carboxylase/oxygenase activase, chloroplastic, whose translation MAVLGGSVFLQQVPQSLPCSSQHARRFNEKRIRSSVFVSSIINNGSLGDVSKRRWLPVVYCSFEQNKMKNDRWDGLAYDTSDDQQDITRGKGMVDSVFQGAVGMGTQTAVMSSYDYISSAQRMYAYDDSTSDGFYIAPAFMDKLVLHIAKNFMDLPKIKVPLILGVWGGKGQGKSFQCELVFAKLGINPIMMSAGELESGNAGEPAKLIRQRYREASDIIKKGKMCALFINDLDAGAGRMGGTTQYTVNNQMVNATLMNIADNPTNVQLPGQYNKVENPRVPIIVTGNDFSTLYAPLIRDGRMEKFYWAPTRDDLIGICRGIFRADNAHLNAIAKLVDMFAGQSIDFFGALRARAYDDEVRNWISNVGVENIGKKLINSKEGPPAFKKPLMTMDKLVEYGQMLIQEQENVKRVQLADKYLKEAALGDANADAINQGTFFGK comes from the exons ATGGCAGTTCTGGGAGGCTCTGTATTTCTGCAGCAAGTCCCTCAG AGCTTGCCTTGTTCTTCTCAACATGCAAGAAGATTCAATGAGAAACGCATCCGAAGCTCAGTTTTTGTGAGCTCTATCATCAACAATGGCAGCTTGGGTGATGTCTCAAAAAGAAGATGGCTTCCTGTGGTTTATTGTtcttttgaacaaaataaaatgaagAATGACAGATGGGATGGACTTGCATACGACACTTCTGATGATCAGCAGGACATCACCAGAGGAAAAGGAATGGTTGATTCTGTCTTTCAGGGGGCTGTGGGAATGGGAACCCAAACAGCTGTCATGAGTAGCTATGATTACATCAGTTCTGCTCAGCGCAT GTATGCTTATGATGACTCTACATCGGATGGTTTTTACATAGCTCCTGCATTCATGGATAAGCTGGTCCTCCACATAGCTAAGAATTTCATGGACTTGCCTAAAATTAAG GTGCCTCTTATATTGGGTGTTTGGGGTGGCAAAGGGCAAGGAAAATCGTTTCAGTGCGAGCTTGTTTTTGCAAAGCTAGGGATCAA TCCCATTATGATGAGTGCAGGAGAATTAGAGAGTGGAAATGCAGGTGAACCTGCAAAACTCATCAGGCAGAGATACAGGGAGGCTTCTGATATAATCAAGAAAGGAAAGATGTGTGCCCTCTTCATAAATGATCTTGATGCAGGTGCTGGTAGAATGGGTGGAACTACACAATACACTGTCAATAACCAAATGGTGAATGCAACTCTCATGAACATTGCAGACAATCCTACAAATGTTCAACTACCAGGCCAATATAACAAAGTTGAGAATCCTCGGGTACCAATTATTGTTACAGGAAATGACTTTTCTACTTTATATGCACCTTTGATTAGAGATGGACGGATGGAAAAGTTCTATTGGGCACCTACCCGAGACGATCTCATTGGCATTTGCAGAGGAATTTTCAGGGCAGATAATGCGCACCTTAATGCTATAGCCAAATTAGTAGATATGTTCGCTGGTCAGTCAATAG ACTTCTTTGGTGCTCTAAGAGCTCGGGCATATGATGATGAGGTGAGGAACTGGATCAGCAATGTTGGTGTTGAGAATATAGGGAAGAAACTGATCAATTCAAAGGAGGGCCCACCTGCATTCAAGAAGCCTCTGATGACTATGGATAAACTAGTTGAATATGGGCAAATGCTAATCCAAGAGCAGGAAAATGTTAAGAGGGTTCAATTGGCTGACAAATATCTCAAAGAAGCTGCTCTCGGTGATGCTAATGCCGATGCAATAAATCAAGGAACATTCTTTGGCAAGTAA